The proteins below come from a single Prochlorococcus marinus CUG1415 genomic window:
- a CDS encoding photosystem II manganese-stabilizing polypeptide: MRIRSFLAFVISICITFAFVPVQTFAFSERGNAEFTDVVNTGKANDCPTLDSSLVGSISLGSGDSLKGICMHPTEVYVKVPGTKRKAAEFVSTKIISPRNNTTVTEVYGEINSGTFTEKGGIDFQLITVLTPGGLEVPFAFSAKELTANVPSSIEPGTEVSGSTFTPNYRTGDFLDPKARAKNTGVEYAQGLVALGGDDEELAKENIKVDVNGTGVITLSINNVDSDTDEFAGTFEAIQPSDTDMGSKEPLDVKIVGELYGRKA, encoded by the coding sequence ATGAGAATTCGTTCTTTCTTAGCTTTTGTTATCTCAATTTGTATAACATTTGCTTTCGTACCTGTTCAAACATTTGCTTTTTCTGAGAGAGGAAATGCAGAATTCACTGATGTTGTTAATACAGGTAAAGCTAATGATTGCCCTACATTAGACTCATCTCTTGTAGGATCAATATCCTTAGGGAGTGGAGATAGCCTTAAAGGAATTTGCATGCACCCAACTGAAGTTTATGTAAAAGTACCAGGGACAAAAAGAAAAGCTGCAGAATTTGTATCTACAAAAATTATTAGTCCAAGGAATAACACTACAGTGACTGAAGTTTATGGAGAAATCAACTCCGGAACTTTCACTGAAAAAGGTGGGATTGATTTTCAACTTATTACTGTCTTAACTCCTGGGGGATTAGAGGTGCCATTTGCATTTTCAGCAAAAGAGCTTACAGCTAATGTACCCTCATCTATTGAACCAGGCACTGAGGTGAGTGGTTCTACATTTACACCTAATTACAGAACTGGTGATTTTCTAGATCCTAAAGCAAGAGCTAAAAATACTGGTGTTGAATATGCTCAAGGTTTAGTTGCATTAGGAGGCGATGATGAAGAACTTGCCAAAGAGAATATTAAAGTTGATGTAAACGGTACTGGAGTTATTACTCTTTCAATCAATAATGTAGATTCTGATACAGACGAATTTGCTGGTACTTTTGAAGCTATCCAACCGTCAGATACAGATATGGGTTCAAAAGAACCACTTGATGTAAAAATAGTTGGAGAGCTATACGGAAGAAAGGCATAA
- the sat gene encoding sulfate adenylyltransferase has translation MELQQKTKTDNNGLIPAYGGELKNLIIKDKNLKNELISKVSYEFECSERNACDVELLMVGAFSPLEGFMDENNYKSVIHNNRDTSGLLFGLPIVFDSNNEEVKAGETILLTYKKQKIAVLEVISKWEPDKSLEAELCYGTNSLDHPAVKMIFNERGRYYIGGKIYGLEIPIREFPCKTPEEVRATLPSNYDVVAFQCRNPIHRAHYELFTNALLSDNVSPNSVVLVHPTCGPTQQDDIPGKVRYLTYKELEEEISDERIKWAFLPYSMHMAGPREALQHMIIRRNYGCTHFIIGRDMAGCKSSSTGEDFYGPYDAQDFANKCAGELMMQTVPSKNLVYTKEKGYITAEEAQEFNYQIMKLSGTEFRKKLRNGEPIPEWFAFKSVVDVLRNS, from the coding sequence ATGGAATTACAACAAAAAACAAAAACAGACAATAATGGACTAATACCGGCTTATGGAGGGGAACTAAAAAATTTAATTATTAAAGATAAAAATCTTAAAAATGAACTTATCTCTAAAGTTTCTTATGAGTTTGAATGCAGCGAGAGAAATGCATGCGATGTGGAACTTTTGATGGTTGGTGCTTTTTCTCCATTGGAAGGTTTTATGGATGAAAATAACTACAAATCAGTAATTCATAATAATAGAGATACAAGCGGTTTACTTTTTGGGTTACCCATTGTATTTGATTCAAATAATGAAGAAGTAAAAGCTGGAGAAACAATATTGCTTACCTATAAAAAACAAAAAATAGCAGTTTTAGAAGTTATTTCTAAATGGGAGCCTGATAAATCATTAGAAGCTGAGCTTTGTTATGGCACTAATTCTCTAGATCATCCCGCTGTAAAGATGATCTTTAATGAGCGAGGACGATATTACATTGGAGGGAAAATTTATGGTTTAGAAATACCAATTAGGGAATTTCCCTGCAAAACTCCTGAAGAAGTTAGAGCTACATTGCCCTCAAATTATGATGTAGTTGCATTTCAATGCAGAAATCCAATTCATAGAGCTCATTATGAATTATTTACTAATGCCTTACTTTCAGACAATGTCTCTCCAAATTCAGTTGTTTTAGTACATCCAACTTGTGGGCCAACACAACAAGATGATATTCCTGGTAAAGTGCGATATTTGACATATAAAGAATTGGAAGAAGAAATATCTGATGAAAGAATAAAATGGGCATTTTTACCTTATTCAATGCATATGGCAGGGCCAAGAGAAGCTCTTCAACATATGATAATTAGAAGGAATTATGGCTGCACCCATTTTATTATTGGTAGAGATATGGCTGGATGTAAGTCATCATCAACTGGTGAAGATTTTTATGGTCCCTATGACGCTCAAGATTTTGCGAATAAATGTGCAGGCGAGTTAATGATGCAAACTGTTCCTTCAAAAAATTTAGTTTATACAAAGGAAAAAGGATATATTACGGCTGAAGAGGCTCAGGAATTTAATTATCAAATTATGAAACTTAGTGGTACAGAATTTAGAAAGAAATTGAGGAATGGAGAACCAATTCCCGAATGGTTTGCATTCAAAAGTGTAGTAGATGTTCTAAGAAACTCTTAA